The Clostridium chauvoei genome has a window encoding:
- a CDS encoding germination lipoprotein GerS-related protein, with the protein MKKKILLTLLLCVPFISIILVIIFRLTAEPSNEEIIQKLRDTPYYTTRIEYTVKNTRGEESEETVLYYSKDKGARIDFGQDRVKIYKDGNVTVKDNISNKEYTMEEDMDKLHTIALMTNLLSFPMEEGSIEEGQEEWGDTQYIAFTSELFFENDHLDKIKVYVDKNEKVPLGAVIYDKDGKDRVRVIYKDFEKLKEMDDSIL; encoded by the coding sequence ATGAAAAAAAAGATATTACTAACACTTTTATTATGTGTGCCATTTATATCTATTATTTTAGTTATAATATTTAGATTAACAGCAGAACCATCTAATGAGGAAATAATACAAAAATTAAGGGATACGCCCTATTACACTACGAGAATTGAGTATACCGTAAAAAATACTCGTGGAGAAGAGAGCGAAGAAACCGTATTGTATTATAGCAAGGATAAGGGTGCTAGAATAGATTTTGGTCAAGATAGAGTAAAGATATATAAAGATGGAAATGTAACAGTAAAAGACAATATATCTAATAAAGAATATACAATGGAAGAAGATATGGATAAGCTTCATACCATTGCTCTAATGACTAACTTGTTATCTTTTCCTATGGAAGAAGGAAGTATTGAAGAGGGACAAGAAGAATGGGGAGATACTCAATATATAGCTTTTACATCTGAATTATTTTTTGAAAATGATCATTTAGATAAAATTAAAGTATATGTAGATAAGAATGAAAAGGTTCCTCTTGGGGCTGTTATTTATGATAAAGATGGAAAAGATAGAGTAAGAGTAATTTATAAAGATTTTGAAAAATTAAAAGAAATGGATGATTCAATTTTATAG
- a CDS encoding bifunctional ADP-dependent NAD(P)H-hydrate dehydratase/NAD(P)H-hydrate epimerase, which translates to MYILPVNKCKELDKYTIDNIGIPSIVLMENAAHEVANRIKGKAENFLVICGGGNNGGDGLAIARKLILQEKSVKVIIVNEKNKYTDDFNTNLRILKEMKCSLEYIQNNEKINMLQNMLNKCDIVVDCIFGVGLNRNLNDFYINIIRTINNCKAFKISVDVPSGINADTGISMGNAVKADITYTFEVIKKGFIEYRALEYLGELEIISIGIPKAVKDMHNVKIVTLDKKDYSYMLNKRNLYGHKGSYGKAVIIAGARGYTGAAYITTEACLKTGAGLTTLISSRYVQDILSTKLVEAMTIDINDEMEIENILNNSNAIAFGPGLKGEEKAKELLEKVIYETQKPIVIDAEGINIIAENKNLLEPLKERAIFTTHPGEMARLVGKSIKEIESNRIEIAKEYAKANNIILLLKGYNTIITDGNFVFVNTTGNSKMASGGMGDCLTGIIISLIVQKHSMLNSTLLGAYIHGLAGEIASKNQYSTTATEVIDKIPKVMESILEID; encoded by the coding sequence ATGTATATATTACCAGTTAATAAATGCAAGGAATTAGATAAATATACTATAGATAATATAGGGATTCCAAGTATAGTGTTAATGGAAAATGCAGCTCATGAAGTAGCAAATAGAATTAAAGGAAAAGCTGAAAATTTTCTTGTAATTTGTGGGGGAGGAAACAATGGTGGTGACGGATTAGCAATAGCAAGAAAGTTAATTTTACAAGAAAAGTCTGTTAAAGTAATTATAGTTAATGAAAAAAATAAATATACTGATGATTTTAATACTAATTTAAGAATATTAAAAGAAATGAAATGTTCTCTAGAGTATATACAAAATAATGAAAAGATTAATATGTTACAAAATATGTTAAATAAATGCGACATTGTTGTGGATTGTATTTTTGGTGTGGGACTTAATAGAAATCTTAATGATTTTTATATAAATATAATTAGAACAATAAACAATTGTAAAGCTTTTAAGATATCTGTAGATGTGCCATCAGGAATTAATGCTGATACAGGAATTTCTATGGGAAATGCAGTAAAAGCTGATATTACATACACGTTTGAAGTTATTAAGAAGGGATTTATTGAGTATAGAGCTTTAGAATATTTAGGGGAATTAGAGATAATTTCCATAGGGATACCAAAGGCTGTTAAAGATATGCATAATGTAAAAATAGTAACCCTAGATAAAAAAGATTATTCATACATGTTAAATAAAAGGAATTTATACGGACACAAGGGATCATATGGAAAGGCTGTTATAATTGCTGGGGCTAGAGGGTACACTGGTGCTGCGTATATAACTACAGAAGCTTGTTTAAAAACTGGAGCTGGGTTAACAACTTTAATTTCTTCAAGATATGTTCAAGATATTTTAAGCACTAAGTTAGTAGAAGCGATGACAATAGATATTAATGATGAAATGGAAATAGAAAATATCTTGAATAATTCCAATGCTATTGCCTTTGGACCAGGACTTAAAGGTGAAGAAAAAGCAAAGGAACTATTAGAAAAAGTTATTTATGAAACTCAAAAACCGATAGTTATAGATGCCGAAGGAATAAATATAATAGCAGAAAACAAAAACTTACTAGAGCCTTTAAAAGAAAGGGCAATTTTTACTACTCACCCAGGAGAAATGGCTAGATTAGTAGGTAAATCAATTAAGGAAATAGAAAGTAATAGAATAGAGATAGCCAAAGAGTATGCAAAAGCAAATAATATAATTTTATTATTAAAGGGATATAATACTATAATTACAGATGGGAATTTTGTTTTTGTAAATACTACAGGGAATAGTAAAATGGCATCTGGTGGAATGGGGGATTGTTTAACTGGAATTATAATATCTTTAATAGTTCAAAAACATTCTATGTTAAACTCAACTTTATTAGGAGCATATATCCATGGATTAGCAGGAGAAATAGCTTCAAAAAATCAATATTCTACTACAGCAACTGAAGTTATAGATAAAATTCCAAAAGTTATGGAGAGCATTTTAGAAATAGATTAG
- a CDS encoding YihY/virulence factor BrkB family protein, which produces MYFIVKVKNDDIFALASQLAYYLILSFFPFLIFLMTLIGFSSLNSMEVLDGLRSILPSSVFDLVSKIVIEVVDTQYTGLLGASIAITIWSASSGFRAVIKGINKAYNIEEDRSFVKRVIVAIFFTFTLALIIILTLAMLVFGDVIGNYLISVLPFKDLIVTLWNLTRYGIVIFMMVWIFAGIYRYTPAIKRKWREVIPGAIISTLGWIGVSLGFSYYINNVANYSRFYGSLGAVFVLMTWLYITSMILILGAEINSVLAMRKRQWEIE; this is translated from the coding sequence ATATACTTTATTGTTAAGGTAAAAAATGATGACATATTTGCATTAGCATCACAATTGGCATATTATTTAATCTTATCATTTTTCCCATTTTTAATCTTTTTAATGACGTTAATAGGATTTAGTAGTCTAAATTCTATGGAGGTATTAGATGGATTAAGGAGTATATTACCATCAAGTGTATTTGATCTTGTGTCTAAGATTGTTATTGAGGTAGTTGATACTCAATATACAGGTTTGTTAGGAGCATCCATAGCCATCACAATATGGTCAGCTTCATCTGGGTTTAGAGCTGTAATTAAAGGTATAAATAAAGCTTATAATATAGAAGAAGATAGATCTTTTGTAAAACGAGTTATAGTAGCAATATTTTTTACATTTACATTAGCACTTATAATAATTTTAACATTAGCTATGTTAGTATTTGGAGATGTAATAGGAAACTATTTAATATCAGTACTACCATTTAAAGATCTTATAGTAACATTGTGGAATTTAACTCGATATGGAATAGTAATATTTATGATGGTTTGGATATTTGCAGGTATATATAGGTACACTCCAGCCATTAAGAGAAAATGGAGAGAAGTGATACCAGGAGCTATAATAAGTACATTAGGCTGGATTGGAGTTTCATTAGGATTTTCATACTATATAAATAATGTAGCAAATTATTCGAGGTTTTATGGAAGTCTAGGAGCTGTATTTGTATTAATGACTTGGTTATATATTACTTCTATGATATTAATACTAGGTGCGGAAATAAATTCTGTATTAGCAATGAGAAAAAGACAATGGGAAATAGAATAA
- a CDS encoding FAD-dependent oxidoreductase has product MKSLELKKDIHWVGALDPNLRIFDIIMYTPYGTTYNSYVVKGSEKTAIFETVKVEFFEEYISRLNDLGVDTKKIDYIVVDHTEPDHAGSVAKILELSPNAKVVGSSIAIKFLKKITNTEFEYITVGDGDTLSLGNKTLQFISAPFLHWPDSIYTYIQEDEVLVTCDSFGSHYSSPSIINSKIENEEHYMDALKYYYDCIFGPYKPYVLKAIDKIKDLKIDMICPGHGPVLVENPMKIVETYKEWSTPIPKRADGKKIVTIPYVSAYGYTEQIAQKIARGIESCGNIEVRLFNVTYSEMGDIIGSIGESDGLLCGSPTIVGELLEPIRDILSKLNPVVHGGKLAAAFGSYGWSGEAIPRMETRFKELNLKIYGPSLKINFKASDSELQEAFDFGVGFGETLLGNKEFTPYVDNKSDIKEISGDGELKLWKCVICGEIFEAEVVPEICPVCGAGSDQFIEVERPQSIPSIDREENYVIIGNGAAGFYAARAIRERNAKGIITLISNESEHSYIRTQLSDLISEDSDDQFYLVASNWYKENNINELLGVNVDSINKDSKTIKLNNDKEISYDKLILANGSYNFIPNTKVKLSDSSEIEINSFNFNKVNGIHTIKTLKDVEIIKSELPSTKNVVIVGGGLLGLEAAWEIQKQNIHVKVIELSERILPRQLDNDGSKVFNNIVNNTSVDVLLGESIDYILANENGVESIILKSGKTLNCDMIIYSVGVRANTALAESIGVKCNRGVLVNNHMETNISDVFACGDVAEYDGCYYANWPAAIEMGKVAGCNAALDKIEFQRFVSSTVFVAMETEIFSAGTVDFNDETLEKVSSINKVNNTYTSLFFKDNKLVGGILIGDISSSVKIILGIQKGETKTAVLSKGIIF; this is encoded by the coding sequence ATGAAATCCTTAGAACTAAAAAAGGATATCCACTGGGTGGGTGCTTTAGATCCTAATTTAAGAATATTTGATATTATCATGTACACTCCATATGGAACTACTTATAATTCATATGTTGTTAAAGGTAGTGAAAAAACAGCTATTTTTGAAACTGTTAAAGTAGAATTTTTTGAAGAATATATTTCTAGATTAAACGATTTAGGTGTTGATACTAAAAAGATAGATTATATAGTAGTTGATCATACCGAACCAGATCATGCGGGGTCAGTAGCTAAGATATTAGAACTTTCTCCTAATGCAAAGGTTGTAGGTTCTTCAATAGCTATTAAATTCTTAAAGAAAATTACTAATACTGAATTTGAATATATTACTGTTGGAGATGGTGATACTCTAAGCTTAGGAAATAAAACATTACAATTTATTTCAGCCCCATTCCTGCATTGGCCTGATTCAATTTATACTTATATTCAAGAAGATGAAGTATTAGTTACTTGTGACTCTTTTGGTTCACATTATTCTTCTCCTTCTATAATTAATAGTAAAATTGAAAATGAAGAGCATTATATGGATGCATTAAAATATTATTATGACTGTATTTTTGGTCCATATAAGCCTTATGTACTAAAAGCAATAGATAAAATTAAAGATTTAAAAATAGATATGATTTGTCCAGGACACGGGCCTGTACTTGTTGAAAATCCTATGAAAATAGTGGAAACTTATAAAGAATGGAGTACACCAATTCCAAAAAGAGCTGATGGTAAAAAAATAGTTACTATTCCTTATGTATCCGCTTATGGCTATACTGAACAAATAGCTCAAAAGATAGCTAGGGGTATAGAATCTTGTGGTAATATCGAGGTTAGATTATTTAATGTTACTTATAGTGAAATGGGAGATATTATAGGAAGTATTGGCGAATCAGATGGTTTATTATGCGGTTCTCCTACAATAGTAGGTGAATTACTAGAACCTATCCGTGATATACTTTCAAAATTAAACCCTGTTGTTCATGGTGGAAAACTTGCTGCTGCTTTTGGATCTTATGGTTGGAGTGGTGAAGCTATTCCTAGAATGGAAACTAGATTTAAGGAATTAAATTTAAAAATCTATGGTCCAAGTTTAAAAATAAACTTTAAAGCAAGTGATTCAGAACTTCAAGAAGCTTTTGATTTTGGAGTAGGCTTTGGTGAAACTCTTTTAGGTAATAAAGAATTTACTCCTTATGTAGATAATAAATCTGATATAAAAGAAATTTCTGGAGATGGTGAACTTAAGCTATGGAAATGTGTAATATGTGGAGAAATTTTTGAAGCAGAAGTTGTTCCTGAAATTTGTCCTGTATGTGGAGCTGGTAGTGATCAATTTATAGAAGTAGAAAGACCACAATCTATTCCTTCTATAGATAGAGAAGAAAATTACGTAATTATAGGTAATGGGGCTGCTGGTTTCTATGCTGCAAGAGCTATAAGAGAAAGAAATGCTAAGGGTATTATAACTCTTATATCTAATGAATCTGAGCATTCATATATAAGAACTCAACTTTCTGATTTAATATCTGAAGATAGTGATGATCAATTCTATCTTGTTGCATCAAATTGGTATAAAGAAAATAACATAAATGAACTTCTTGGTGTGAATGTAGATAGTATAAATAAAGATTCTAAAACTATTAAACTAAACAATGATAAGGAAATTTCTTATGATAAACTTATTTTAGCTAACGGAAGTTATAACTTTATTCCTAATACAAAAGTTAAATTAAGTGATTCATCTGAAATAGAGATAAATTCATTTAACTTTAATAAAGTAAATGGAATTCATACTATAAAAACGCTTAAAGATGTAGAAATAATAAAATCTGAATTACCTTCTACAAAAAATGTAGTTATAGTTGGTGGTGGACTTTTAGGCTTAGAGGCTGCTTGGGAAATTCAAAAACAAAACATTCATGTTAAGGTTATTGAATTATCTGAAAGAATTCTTCCTAGACAGTTAGATAATGATGGCTCTAAGGTGTTTAATAATATAGTAAACAACACTTCTGTTGATGTTTTACTTGGTGAATCTATAGATTATATATTAGCAAATGAAAATGGAGTTGAATCTATCATATTAAAGAGTGGTAAAACTTTAAATTGTGATATGATCATCTATTCTGTTGGTGTAAGAGCTAATACAGCTTTAGCTGAATCTATAGGTGTTAAATGTAATAGAGGTGTACTTGTAAATAATCATATGGAAACAAATATATCAGATGTATTTGCCTGTGGTGATGTTGCTGAATATGATGGTTGCTATTATGCTAATTGGCCTGCTGCTATAGAAATGGGAAAAGTAGCTGGTTGTAACGCAGCTCTTGATAAAATAGAATTCCAAAGATTTGTTTCTTCTACAGTATTTGTTGCTATGGAAACAGAAATTTTCTCTGCTGGAACTGTAGATTTTAATGATGAAACATTAGAAAAGGTAAGTTCTATAAATAAAGTCAATAATACTTATACAAGTTTATTCTTTAAAGATAATAAGCTTGTTGGTGGAATACTTATAGGAGATATATCATCTTCTGTTAAAATAATTCTTGGAATACAAAAAGGTGAAACAAAAACTGCTGTTTTATCTAAAGGAATAATATTTTAG
- a CDS encoding transketolase, with translation MNKNISELKSIAQLIRGDIVTMLTESSSGHPGGSLSSADIVTALFFGEMNIDVKNPSDENRDRFVLSKGHAAPVLYSALARRGYFEVEELKTLRKFGSRLQGHPSMKCLPGIDMSTGSLGQGISAATGMALAGKIDNKSYRVYTLLGDGELEEGQVWEASMAAAHYKLDNLTAFIDFNGLQIDGNVKDVMNPSPIDKKFEAFGWNTIVIDGHNMEEILKAIESAKQCKEMPTAIICKTIKGKGVSFMENQAAWHGTAPTKEQCSQALAEIGGSR, from the coding sequence ATGAATAAGAATATTTCAGAATTGAAGTCAATAGCTCAATTAATACGTGGAGATATAGTAACAATGTTAACAGAATCATCTTCAGGTCATCCAGGTGGGTCGTTATCATCAGCAGATATAGTAACAGCATTGTTTTTTGGGGAAATGAACATAGACGTAAAGAATCCTAGTGATGAAAACAGAGATAGATTTGTATTATCAAAAGGACATGCGGCACCAGTTTTATATAGCGCTTTAGCAAGAAGGGGTTATTTTGAAGTAGAGGAGCTTAAGACATTAAGAAAATTTGGATCAAGGCTTCAAGGACATCCAAGTATGAAATGTTTACCAGGAATAGATATGTCCACTGGATCATTAGGTCAAGGTATATCAGCAGCAACAGGTATGGCTTTAGCTGGTAAAATTGATAATAAATCATATAGAGTATATACTCTTTTAGGCGATGGAGAATTAGAAGAAGGGCAAGTTTGGGAAGCTTCTATGGCAGCAGCTCATTATAAATTAGATAATTTAACTGCTTTTATAGATTTTAATGGGTTACAAATTGATGGGAATGTTAAGGATGTTATGAATCCATCACCAATAGATAAGAAATTCGAAGCCTTTGGTTGGAATACTATTGTAATTGACGGTCATAACATGGAAGAGATATTAAAAGCTATAGAAAGTGCAAAGCAGTGCAAGGAAATGCCAACGGCAATAATTTGTAAAACCATCAAAGGTAAAGGTGTTTCATTTATGGAAAACCAAGCAGCGTGGCATGGAACAGCTCCAACTAAGGAACAATGTAGTCAGGCGTTAGCTGAAATCGGAGGTAGTAGATAA
- a CDS encoding transketolase family protein, whose product MSKKIATREAYGKALANLANTNKNVVVLDADLSKSTKTADFKAVCSERFFNMGIAEANMMGVAAGLSTCGKIPFVSTFAMFAAGRAFEQIRNSICYPKLNVKICATHAGLTVGEDGASHQAIEDLAIMRSIPNMTVICPADAVETEAAIKAIAEYNGPCYVRLGRAPVNIINDAETYEFKIGKGVKLSEGNDVTIVATGIMVDLALEAKEELLKENINARVINIHTLKPIDSEILINAARETAAIVTVEEHNIVAGLGSAVLEAISEECAVPVFRIGVKDVFGESGKPNELLEAYGLTTKEIVEKAKKAINSKSK is encoded by the coding sequence ATGAGTAAAAAGATTGCAACACGAGAAGCTTATGGAAAGGCTTTAGCTAATTTAGCTAATACTAATAAAAATGTAGTAGTTCTAGATGCAGACCTTTCAAAATCTACAAAAACAGCAGATTTTAAGGCTGTATGTTCTGAAAGATTTTTTAACATGGGAATTGCAGAAGCCAATATGATGGGAGTAGCAGCAGGGCTTTCAACTTGTGGGAAAATACCATTTGTAAGTACTTTTGCAATGTTTGCAGCAGGAAGAGCTTTTGAGCAAATAAGAAATTCCATTTGTTACCCAAAACTAAATGTTAAAATTTGTGCTACACATGCTGGATTAACAGTAGGAGAAGATGGTGCATCACATCAAGCTATAGAAGATTTAGCTATAATGAGAAGTATTCCTAATATGACAGTAATATGCCCAGCTGATGCTGTAGAAACAGAAGCAGCAATTAAAGCTATAGCAGAATATAATGGACCTTGCTATGTAAGATTAGGAAGAGCTCCTGTTAATATTATAAATGATGCAGAAACATACGAATTTAAAATAGGAAAAGGTGTTAAGTTATCAGAGGGTAATGATGTAACTATAGTTGCAACAGGAATAATGGTTGATTTAGCATTAGAAGCAAAAGAAGAACTTTTAAAAGAAAATATAAATGCAAGAGTAATTAATATACATACTTTAAAACCTATAGATAGTGAAATTCTAATAAATGCAGCAAGGGAAACAGCTGCAATTGTTACAGTAGAAGAACATAATATAGTTGCTGGACTTGGATCAGCAGTTTTAGAAGCAATTTCAGAAGAGTGTGCTGTACCTGTATTTAGAATTGGTGTTAAAGATGTGTTTGGAGAAAGTGGAAAACCTAATGAATTATTAGAAGCTTATGGATTAACAACTAAAGAAATAGTTGAAAAAGCTAAAAAGGCTATTAATTCAAAAAGTAAATAA
- a CDS encoding type II toxin-antitoxin system PemK/MazF family toxin gives MTTMVVKRGDIFYADLSPVIGSEQGGIRPVIVVQNDIGNKYSPTVIVAAITSQINKAKLPTHVEISSEEYGLNRDSVVLLEQIRTLDKKRLKEKIGHMTDGDMKKVNKSLLISLSLT, from the coding sequence ATGACGACTATGGTAGTAAAAAGAGGGGATATTTTTTATGCGGATTTAAGCCCTGTTATCGGTTCAGAACAAGGGGGAATTAGACCGGTTATAGTAGTTCAAAATGATATTGGTAATAAATATAGTCCTACAGTTATAGTAGCAGCTATAACTTCACAAATAAATAAGGCTAAACTACCAACACATGTTGAAATTTCATCAGAAGAGTATGGATTAAATAGGGATTCCGTTGTTCTCTTAGAACAAATTAGAACTTTAGATAAAAAAAGACTTAAAGAAAAAATAGGTCATATGACTGATGGAGATATGAAGAAAGTAAATAAATCATTACTTATTAGTTTAAGTCTGACATAG
- the acpS gene encoding holo-ACP synthase, with translation MIIGVGTDIIEIARIEKAINNTNGFVEKLFTKKELELFKSKNMRAEVIAGNFAAKEAISKAIGTGVRSFSLKDIEVLRDELGKPIATLNENIIKILKVSSFKLNISISHNNTSAIAFAILEDM, from the coding sequence ATGATTATAGGGGTAGGGACAGACATTATTGAAATAGCTAGAATTGAAAAAGCTATAAATAACACTAATGGTTTTGTAGAAAAATTATTTACAAAAAAAGAATTAGAGCTTTTTAAGAGCAAAAATATGAGAGCGGAAGTTATAGCGGGGAATTTTGCGGCAAAGGAAGCTATAAGCAAAGCCATTGGAACAGGAGTAAGGAGTTTTTCACTTAAGGATATTGAAGTGTTGAGGGACGAGCTTGGGAAACCAATAGCTACTTTAAATGAAAATATAATAAAAATATTAAAAGTGAGCTCTTTCAAATTAAATATATCTATATCTCATAACAATACATCAGCAATTGCTTTTGCTATATTGGAGGATATGTAA
- a CDS encoding DUF6514 family protein — protein sequence MNIVDSLLSVRTEDNREHKYFYRLFSSSFRGNQAFGIEVERQVVEDGQVINIERDDISLISNDKQKVSKLLDLLYKNQVSPIHLVDVLGEYVDEYVYDFDRVLELQGVI from the coding sequence ATGAATATTGTTGATAGCTTATTGAGTGTTAGAACAGAAGATAATAGAGAACATAAATATTTTTATAGGTTGTTTAGTAGTTCTTTTAGAGGAAATCAAGCATTTGGTATTGAAGTGGAAAGACAAGTCGTTGAAGATGGACAAGTAATTAACATTGAAAGAGATGATATTAGTCTTATATCAAATGATAAACAAAAAGTTAGTAAACTTTTAGACTTACTTTATAAGAATCAAGTTTCACCAATACATTTAGTAGATGTGTTGGGAGAATATGTAGATGAATATGTTTATGATTTTGACAGAGTATTAGAACTTCAAGGAGTAATTTAA
- a CDS encoding YitT family protein, which yields MKGKLREFLIITLGVLLIAISLEYFFIPNKIAAGGLTGLAIVINHYIPFISTGPLVLIMDLILYAVGFMFLGRNFGVKTIYASLSLSLIMSFIETFLNPQAITNDLIIATIFGTIITALGMSLVFHMDAGTGGTDTIAKILNKFFHIDIGKSLLMVDFIVTSLGAITFGINIGLYALLAVIINGIAIDNVIAGFHMCKEVTIISRENEKIGQYIMNELDRGCTFLKGVGGFSGKDTAVLYTVLERKEFIKLKQYISEIDKKAFITVGEVHEVMGEGFKEI from the coding sequence ATGAAAGGTAAATTAAGAGAATTTTTAATAATTACATTGGGAGTATTATTAATTGCTATTTCTTTGGAATATTTCTTTATACCAAATAAGATAGCAGCAGGTGGATTAACAGGTTTAGCTATTGTCATTAATCATTACATTCCTTTTATATCTACAGGACCTTTAGTACTAATAATGGATTTAATACTTTATGCAGTAGGTTTTATGTTTTTAGGAAGAAATTTTGGGGTTAAAACTATATATGCTAGTTTAAGTTTATCTCTTATTATGTCATTCATAGAAACCTTTCTAAACCCACAAGCTATTACAAATGATTTAATAATAGCAACTATTTTTGGAACTATTATAACAGCATTAGGTATGTCTTTAGTATTTCATATGGATGCAGGTACTGGAGGAACAGATACTATTGCTAAAATATTAAATAAGTTTTTTCATATAGATATAGGAAAATCCTTGCTTATGGTAGATTTTATAGTTACTTCATTAGGAGCTATAACTTTTGGTATAAATATAGGTTTATATGCATTGCTTGCTGTAATAATAAATGGAATCGCTATAGATAATGTTATAGCAGGATTTCATATGTGTAAGGAAGTTACAATTATAAGTAGAGAAAATGAAAAAATCGGACAGTATATTATGAATGAATTAGATAGAGGCTGTACTTTCTTAAAAGGAGTTGGTGGGTTCTCTGGTAAAGATACAGCGGTACTTTATACAGTTTTAGAAAGAAAAGAGTTTATAAAATTAAAACAATACATATCAGAAATAGATAAAAAAGCCTTTATTACGGTTGGAGAAGTTCATGAAGTTATGGGCGAAGGCTTTAAAGAAATATAA
- the galE gene encoding UDP-glucose 4-epimerase GalE has translation MAILVCGGAGYIGSHMVAELLENGQEVVVLDNLAKGHRDALLGGKLYVGDLRDRKVLDKVFTENKIEAVIDFAADSLVGESMTEPLKYFNNNVYGTISLLEAMRDYNVKYIVFSSTAATYGEPEEIPILENSKTVPTNAYGESKLLVEKILRWADHAYGIKYTALRYFNAAGAHISGKIGEDHSPESHLIPIILSVALGKRDKIMMYGDDYATADGTCVRDYIHVSDLASAHSLALKRLMNGGESAIYNLGNGAGFSVKEVVEIARKVTGHPIPAEVAPRRAGDPAVLIASSEKATEELNWKPKYNSLENIIETAWNWHKNHKDGYSK, from the coding sequence ATGGCAATTTTAGTTTGTGGCGGTGCAGGTTATATAGGTAGTCATATGGTAGCCGAACTTTTAGAAAACGGACAGGAAGTAGTGGTACTAGATAATCTTGCAAAGGGTCATAGAGACGCTTTATTAGGTGGTAAATTATATGTGGGAGATTTAAGGGACAGAAAAGTACTAGATAAGGTTTTTACTGAAAATAAAATTGAAGCAGTTATAGATTTCGCTGCAGATTCTTTAGTTGGTGAAAGTATGACTGAACCTTTAAAATATTTTAATAATAATGTATACGGTACAATTTCATTGTTAGAAGCTATGAGAGATTATAATGTTAAATATATTGTATTCTCTTCAACAGCAGCAACTTATGGAGAACCTGAGGAAATTCCTATTTTAGAAAATAGTAAAACAGTTCCTACAAATGCATATGGTGAATCTAAATTATTAGTTGAAAAGATTTTAAGATGGGCAGATCATGCTTATGGAATTAAATATACAGCTTTAAGATACTTTAACGCTGCTGGTGCACATATCAGTGGAAAAATTGGAGAAGATCACTCTCCTGAAAGTCACCTTATTCCAATTATATTAAGTGTTGCACTTGGTAAGAGAGATAAAATAATGATGTATGGAGATGATTATGCAACTGCTGATGGTACTTGCGTAAGAGATTACATACATGTTTCTGATTTAGCTTCTGCTCATTCATTAGCATTAAAAAGATTAATGAATGGTGGAGAAAGTGCTATTTATAATCTTGGTAATGGTGCTGGTTTCTCTGTTAAAGAAGTAGTTGAAATAGCTAGAAAGGTGACTGGACACCCAATCCCTGCTGAGGTTGCTCCAAGAAGAGCTGGTGACCCTGCTGTGTTAATAGCTTCTTCTGAAAAAGCTACTGAAGAATTAAATTGGAAACCAAAATATAACTCACTTGAAAATATTATAGAAACTGCGTGGAATTGGCATAAAAATCATAAAGATGGGTATAGTAAATAA